The region AGCAGGCTGACAGTCCTCCAGTCGGACACCAAAAGCCTTCGGACTGCCTGTCTTCTTGGCCTTCTTCATGATGTTGATGCCCCACAGCGCCTTGTTGTCAtctgagtgcacacacacacacacacacacacacacacacacacacacagacatggacaCACGTTTAAATTTGATAATCATATCCACATGAAAAAATAACTTAGTATGGACACTTAATATCACTAACTGGTCAATATCAGATTTTTAATAACAAgactaacagtctacagccacgctagcagctctatAGGACACCTAAATCAAACACAGGTGTTGGGGAATATTGGCTTTGCTTAACAAATGTAATGACGTGTGTGTGACAAGTGTGTAAGATGCCTTGTGTACAAAGCAAAAAAGACATTCTGACCACAAGGTGGTACTATAGGCAAATAATTGATATCCATCCTCTAATGACTACATTTCACATCAGGGTTCACTGATTGAATTGTTGTTCACAACTGAACTGTTATTGTTCACAATGCCATGTACCAAACTATTGGACGAATGAAAGCTGTGACCCCATGGTGACCGTGAATGTAAACTCTCATCAAAACGACTAgaattcatcctcaggggacACGGCACAGACTAAAACCCTTCACGTGTGCTAACAAGGACATTCCAATGATCTTATATAGGTTTCCGTTCACTTCAGAAACTAGTTACCCTATGCTTTATTTGTAGTTTCAGCTAAGACACGTTTCTATTGTCTATCAGCATTTTTAATGAGGCACGCAAAGGGATTATTCACTGTTCATCTGGCGGAAGCTATAGTTTAGATGCAACCTATAATTTCCTATAGgtcacacaggaagtgaaaggTCCTTTCACTTTCTAAGTTAATATACTAGAATATATAGATATACTTTAAACTTCAAAATACAGTCCTTGGTTGTGTAGTGAGTCCTTGTATTccagttttaaaatgagaaatccattttttttaatatattgttcatgtataatttattaattaaattcacTATTtcaatttagcatgttaacatctGCTAACATGCAAAgtagcacttaacacaaagtgcagctgaggctgatgggaatgtcgttttgcaggtatttggtcataaaccaaagtattggacaaattgaaattttgacctcatgatggcgctagaggaaagggaagaagatcaccaaagtcagtaggcctCAACCTCTGTGGTTCATGAATgtgaaattgacaaaaaaagtcATGACAATActtctaatagttgttgagatctTTCAGTCCGGACCAAAGTGAGCAATCTAACTGCGTTTACTTTGCTGCTTTTAACCAGTAATTAGTTTGTTGGATACTGGTGAACGTAGGCCCCGATCGTGTTTGTACCCACCAGTTCTGGAGGCTCGGCTCACCGAGGTGTTGTCAGTCTTAGCCAGGAGGAAGGGAGGCATCATACGATGGGCTCTGGGAGAGGAGTCCGGCTTATTACCTGTCAGACTGCACAATGAGAATAAAATGAATTGTGTGATTTTTTTGAAGATggggttttaaatattttagtaAAAAAGAGGGTCTTTCAGGTTTTAATAcctttataaaaatataatgatgACCTCAGTTTTATGGTATGCCTTGTTATTCTTGGTTTTAAAGTTATTGTTTCTTACAGCCCAGAGCAACAGTGACTCCTAACTAAACAAAAGATTAGGGACAGTTGTGATCAAGCAAATactttttgttaaatataaTCCACCGTACTGACCTGTGTTTTCTGTAGTCATTCAGCTTCTTGTTGATGAGAGCTTGTCTTGAGAAACCGATCTCCTAGAGCAAATGGAGATTACAAATTAGTTCGGTTTGTGGAAATTCTATTAGATTAACTGGGTATGAAGCTCTAACCTCGTTGTCAGACTTGCTGTTCTCCCTGATGACCCTGATCCAGGCCAGCATGTCATCCCTGTCCTCGGCCTGCAGAAGGTACTCGCAGAAGTCCTGCGTGGTCAGCCTCAGGGTGTGCTTACGCTTGGTTTCACTGTAGGCAATGTCGATCAGGCAGCCACGGATGCTGATTGGAGGATGTTCGTCCTGGCTGGGCCCCGCCCCTGCCCCGTGAAGGACAGCTTCTCGTTTGTCCTTGTAGAGGAAGAGTGAATGGGAACGGAGCACGGAGAACACTCGTTTCCACGGACGCATGCCACCACCTACTTTCTACAAGACGGAAAGATGGAAACAAGAACATAACGTAAATAGATACATCAGAAAAATCCTAGCTTGGTAACCGAAACTAGCCATGACAAGCCTGTTAATCAACcctcattcaaaagccttgttcttagtctttcgcacccaacctggaaaacgcTGCTGCTAGAGTCATCACTAAGACCAGGAGAGACCAAGTCAGTCCAGTTTTCAGCTTTTTGCACTGGCTTCTAGCGTGTCAAAGAACTGATTTTTTAATTCTACTGATgctttataaagcactgaatggtttagggccaaaatccatttctgatctgatgctcCATTATGAACTGTCCAGACCTCTCGGgtcatctgggacaggtctgcttacTTTCTCCAGAGTCAAACCTAAACAtgaagcagcgttcagtttttatgcaccacatatctggaacaaactcgcAAAAAACTTCAGGtcttcatgtatttatttctatcttgctgaaaggtgctatacaagcaAACTTGCCTTGCCTGTAATAATGTATGGCTAAACTGTGAACTATGTAGCTCTTCCCTTTTGCCTGggacatttattcagtttttgcatctttaaaaaacactgaattaacATAATATTCTGTTTGCAGccatcaaatgtgtatttaagACCATTTTTTAAGTAGTTAATGaactaacattagctggttacAGTTGATTACAGGTGACAGTTCAGCCGGCAAAATCAACAGTTGCTGGCTACCAGTGAGACTTCTACTTCTGTCTGAAGTCACGGACccactgtttaaaaaattaccAAGATTTtcaagtggtaaatctgccaccgttatGATTGCAACATGCATATGTGCCGTAGTAGAATGGAAAGCTTGTCAGGTGTAATAACAGTAACTGAGGCCCCACCCCCTTAGTAAGGGGGGCTTATGGAAGGGTCAGTTAGCTTGCAGTGTGTACAAGCAGTGTGTTGTACCTTTCCCTTCTCTGTGAGGATCTGTTTGTAGTGCAGCCAGCCCTCCTTGCAAACATCACTAAAGGTGATGGTTCCCAGCTCAGAGGTGGAGTGGCGCTTGGACCGGGCCTCCTCCTGGGCTCGCAGGCTCTCTAGAGACTGAAACACAATTTAGGGGTATTATGAGTTCCACGCTAGACAGTGTTTGCTTGGTTTTTGGAATATGAATGAAACAGGaagtacatgtacatgtagtACATGTAAGAAGTCTAATAATTTCACCTGTGTTGAAGACTCACCTcatcagtgaaaaagctcttgACCCTTTTTGGTAGTTTGCTGTGGAACAGAAAGCACACACGTTACGAAAGCAGCACGCGAAGAGTCCAGACAGTGTCTGTGTAGACAGTATGCTGTAGAAATCATTGGCAAGTGACTAAATGACTTGAGAAGAGAAATATGCATGCTACATAGTAAATATAAGTCATAACAACCAACATAaatcaaaaagtgaaaactcCAAAAAGTAGAACAGAGATTGTACTAATAACTTCATTATTGTTAATTACCCTAAAGCTTTcatatgcatgtttttaaaaatgaaatgagaataACTAAATAGTATATATCATAGATGATCAATGTGTGTCTATCAATGACCCCGTGTCCATGCTAAAGCCCCTTTAAATGATGTTTGTCATTGCAGTTTTGGGGTACAGACTTGTATAGACTACTGGTACAAGACAAACGCATTTCTAGGACTATATCGACCCATTTTAGTAAAGAATGCAGATCTTAAAGTGTACCCTGAGTTTCTGACTTACGAGAAGACACGGCCTTCTTCCCTGAAGGTGTTGAGACCCTCGTCACAGGACTTGGATCTCTCTGTGGTGATGGCCAACAGGTAAGAGGAGCGGCGACCTTTAATACTgcctgaggagagaaaaggaggaggagaaagacaaacagggtATAAAATATGCAATGTATTGTAGTGACATGTGAAATGACTAGAAGATGAGTAATTGAAGCGATTTGTTGTTTCAAACTGTGAGTGATTAATATGCCATTAGCCAGATGGATGAAGTAAGGGGTTAAACATACATACTGCATATTAAAGGAATACCTtgacatttagatttttagttTCTGGTTTTGGATACATTTTAACCCACAATGCTAACAGCATCCAGTGtcccttattattattatcaagagttttaaataaaaattaagaaaagatGGGGAAACTTTTTTCCCAATGTAGCAAGCACACAGTGAAGAATTTTTATGATTATAGcatttttcaaatcattttgACCCACGGAGAGTTTCAGAGACAAACATCAAATCATCGAGCTGTAACTAATTTGCATGCACTGCAACAACATACAAAAGCTTAAGATTACAATTTGCAGAAACTTAATAATACATTCACTAAGTCATTTCACTTTTGCAACATTAAAGCATTCTGAATTTGTTCCAGCTCTGATTTGCTCCACTGACAGGTGCATAGCAATGGTTATcgtagtatttagagccattTGCAAGAtcaaactgatgaaaaacaaatgaaaaaaaaacatgatttctttGGTAGTAGTCTTATGTTGGAATAACTAAAAATtaagactgccaggagactcaTATAATAGAATATATCAtagaaaactggaaaaaaaaagaaagtggtaACGAAGACTTCTGGAACGAACAGCTCCTCCCATGGCTCTGCTGTGTGCCACAGTGTTTTTTAGATACTAGTAGGGAGCGCCAAATTCCAGTTCTACACACAGCGGCTTTGAGTACTTCATTAACAATAGATGAACTGTATGGATAAAAGTGAAGGGAATTCTTCAGTTGTAAATGTCACGGTACTCCTTTGAGATGATTCTGAGGCTAGACAAATATATCAGTGTACAAAAATAAAGGCATTACATAACTGCTTGTCCTTTTGGCTCAAAAACATTGGCAGTGGTGTTAGGGAATGTCAGttcaaacatactgtagtagTCTAGCCCTTTGTGAAGCCTTTAAGTATTTATTGAGGGTGAGTGAGACTCACTGCAGTCCTGAGAACGAAGTCGGACAAAgggggagatggaggagagagtggGGGAGACACAGGTGGAAGTGAGGGTGGCCATAGTAGAGGCCTGGGAACTGGACACCACAGAACAGGCTGGAACATAGCAGGCCTGTATATCAATGCTAGGACTGGTGGGTTCATCTGCAAGGTCATCATCACAGGTGAGCAACAAGGGATGAGAAATTATTAAACACACTGGCAGGACAAGACAAGCTAAGAGTTTCCTCAGGTGGGGTTTAGGATGTTAGAACATCTCTCAGAGGTGGACCTagtctggaggcagaaataaccTCTGATGGAGAACCACAGTTTTTCACAGGGAAGATTAAGACTACCTTCCAGGTTCAAGCCAGCACAGACCGTTAGAAGTTTagagcttttgatctggacctggtcaaatgtggcctagacgtgacaaaagcagagaaatctcccttttttgcattttcacaaataataaataatataataataataataaagaaaacaaacaatttctgattcatagtctgattcgtgTTATGCCACGCACATTTTTTGCCCGAttgaaggaaactttcagggcatgtttcaggttcttatgtggacatatcctggaagttttgtgatgatttgaCAAACAATGCctgatttatagtctgatttgtgttatgccacgccCAGTTTTCTGCATTTGTAGCGCCtcctaaaaatgtgtttttcaaaaaattctaaatggcggaaaatctagttaggcggactttagtggtccaagaggcttttttgtagagcacatggAGCTGGACTAGTGAGAGAAATATCAAGTCATCGGACTTATGGTGGGGAcaggggcgtggcctgttcaaaattgcatttttccttaattacagcgccaccatgtggctgATTGGACTcgtatttctgtggaagcacatgcacatcatttccagatAGTGAGCCAAGTTTGAGTTGAAGcggcagacaacaaataataataataatgataataataacctGGCACAAACATAAAAGGGTTTCAGTCCCTTCCGGGCTTGAAATTTTACTGTATAGCAGTCACTGTGACACCAAGTGGCACTTATAGGATAATGGCACATTGAATTTCACTACATTTTCCAAGAATCAGTAGCAGTATGGGTAACCATCTTGGAATAATAcgtgaactgactcagtaatgtcagttgcACTACACAtcaatgttagctaatgttaacattaccCTAAGtaataccagaccaagtaaggctgtagcagcaaaaccacTGTATATACTGAAATGAAGGATGTTTTATAGCTTATAAGTTTAACTTTCCATTTGTTAGAGGGAGTATGTGttactttttctttcaaaacttacattgtaaatggactgtacttgtatagtacatagtcttgctttacagtttaaaatggcAGCAATTACTATTTTTTGAGATTCATACCCAGATAATTATGGGCTAGTATTCAGTTTGAACTTGTAACGTAAGTTAGGCCACACTGACAGCAGTATCAGCTGGActgcttttttttcagtttgtagcAATAATGGAAAGCCTCAACAGCTCTCCTCTCATACTCCTTACCCTTTTCACCAAGTTTCAGCCCACAGTTATGATAGCTTTGGCTTGTTGACTGAACCTGTAAGATTATTTCTGACTTCAGAGCAGCTCTGTTTCTGAGAAATGTTTGCAGAACTAAACTCCATCTactgttgcttatttacagtatacaaACATCGGACATGTAAAGGTTCAAAAACATATTAGAACATTTAATATTCAGTATTCATCAACACAGTGCACTACTAAAGCCTCACATAGATTAAGTGAAATATTGAACAGCTCTGTAGCAACAGACAACATAACTGTTCAAAATATATGCCTGTTAATGACAATGGCAGAAAATGTAGTAATTTATAACACTGAGTTAGCGTAGTAGTCAGTTGCTACAGAGAAAAGGTCACTAACCTATGAAGGGAATAGAGGACAGGGAGTTGAATGCATGCTGTGCCAGGCTACCATTAGCCCTGCGGTTCGGGCCGGGCCCCCCAGCGACAGGAGAAGGGGTCCCTGGTGTAGGTGACAAACCAGGGGGCTTGGGTGACTCCACAGGTGTGGTGTAGTGGGGATGCCGAAGGGCCTGAACAGGGGTTCGGTGGCCGGAAGGCGGCTTCTGCCTCAGGACCACCTCTTGATTCAGGGAGATGGGGGAGATGACCTCCCTGTCCTCACCGAGTCgggctctctcctcctctgacgCAGACAGGGCGGGGGTAGACTGGGGCCTGGGTACCACGCCCCCCTCACTGTCCGCAGGGCTGCTGCTACTGCCAGGGCTCCAGTTGAGATGAAGGCCATTGTAGCTGGGCTCTCTGAAGGAGTGGGCCTGCTGGAGGAGGTGGCCATCTTTGCAGGAGAAAGAAGGGCTGTAGCTTTTATAGCCCACCAGCTCTTCTTCTTTTACTCGCCTTGTTTGGGGTTCAGCTACCTGCTGACCTGACTGCCTGCCACTAGGAGGCACTGTGGAGGTGGCTGTGATGGGGGATGTGGTTTGGTGCTGATGACCTGCTGAGACTTTCTGGTCTTTCTGCTTACTGAATTTCGTCATTTGGGAGCCTTGTGAAGAGTGTTCGTAGCGTGGTGAGACCAGTGCTGAGGCTTGTGCCAGTGTTTCCACAGAACGGCCGTAGTTGTGCTCGTACTCGGCGTAGGCTGCCAGCAGGCTCTCTGAGCACGACCTACTTCCTGGTCCTGATACACCACCCCAGCCCCCTAGCCAATAGGAATCATGGGAAGCAGCAGCTGCCTGGTGGTGGTACAGGAGGGTTTCTCTTCTGCGTTGCTCCACAGAGATTTTGGAAGCAGATGTAGGTCTGGGGCCGAGCGCCAGCCCCAGCTCCGCTAAACAATCCTGAGATATACTGCGGTGGCGGGGGGACATGTGCTCGGCAGCCTCAGCCTGGCTGTAGTACCAGTCCGACAGAGCCTGGTGGCAGAGAGCATCGGCGTGAGTGCGGGAAGAGGCCGGCAGGCTACTCTTCCGTGgtggaggcagagttgcagagGAGATGGCAGCATTGTGGTTAGCAAAGTGAAAATCCAGTGCATTGATGGCCGACAAGGAGTGGCCACGGTGCCGCCCCAGCTGGGCAAAGTGGCCACTGGAATCCTCAGGACCCCCTGCCCAGGCGGAGGTTGGGGTAGAAGCAGAAGGGGGGTGATTGTCCAGTGGTGAGGTGGTGGGACCGGGTCGGCACTGCCAGTTGTCCAGGGGACTGTGGAGGTTGTGGCTGGGCTGTGGGGCAGTGGAGCTGGGCTTAGTGGAAGGGTAACAGAGAGGCGGTGGCTCAGGGAGGTTCTGGGCCTCGCCTGAATACGGCTTATTGCCTTTCAGGTAGGCATCCTGGGAGTACACCTGAGGACAAGGGGGGATAGGACACAGTGTAAAACATGACAGAaaggataaaagaaaaaagatggaaGGAACAGCTAGTCGGCAGAATGAGGCAGATGCAACATGCACCATGCAGCAAtacttctttcttttgttctatAAAAGCTAAATCCTTATTATAAAACTAACACTGGAACTTTATTTCCTTTAGTAAATTTTGGGTAGTTTATTACTGTATACTTATTATAACTGTATTCCACCTTGTCTATTATTAAGttgattttattctattctgCTTTAATTGATATTATCTTCCATTTCATTGTATTTACTTActactttacttactttatcTAAAGCACTAGGTTTAAattgtgctatacaaataaactttcaATCAAAAATTGCTGCAGTATAAATtacaagaccaaaaccaacaatgagttAGTCTGTCTCTTAATACTTTCCAACCAGCCCCAAGCCACTCCCACTCAAGATGtaaacacatcacaaatatatgatgatataaatgtttaatttttaaaacaggCTCAGTAATTTCTGAACAGCTGGCCAGTGCAGTTTTGAACAATTTACGCAaagaggaggaaatagtgcatttgttggggactttttgtttggaaatttgttttcagtggcAGATTAATTAGACACATTAGTAATTcagacagcaggacagtgtatgtaggattgagtcaaaataaactacagtgtgtactgtgtgtgttcatggtaatgaaggaacatgtcacccagtgcaacagtgcggctcattgatgtgtttttaatagtttttggacaacaatggagctctctGGCACaaaggaataagatatatcaggctttggatacacacaatccttgttagtaggatacattcacTCCTTTCTGCCCATGCACAATTCCAAATTTCTGAAGTTAAACTTTAATAAGGAGCTAAATGACTtataatagaaataaacaatCCATGATTTTACTTAAACAGCCTAGCTAACTGCTGTGACTTCACACAGTAACATGgtgaaaagaaggaaagaagagaaaatagaaGAAAGATAATACTCACACTTACCAACTGCAACACATCCTCATCTTTTGGCATAATAGAGAGCTCCAGAATGTTTTCACTGCAaaaaagcatgcacacacaaaaaaagaacaaaataaataacaggtCAAATATGAACATAAAATAAGATTTATAAACACTAGTCTCCCACCTGTTTTGGATGAGCGAGATCACTTGAGAGTAGGTTTTCCCCAGAATGCTCTCTCCATTCACCTTCACCAGCCTGTCCCCTggagtatgcacacacacacacacgcagcagaagaagaagggtGAAATATGTGTTGTATGCAAGGTTTTGGCTTTAGAGGTAGGGGGGCATAATGAATGGTTCTTCAATCGTGCCTtccatcaaataaaaaaatttaaatgctgTACTAATATCTGTATTTTTAATACTCTAAACCTACTTAATCAtcattatgtgtattttttaatatcaatatataaTCAATTACAGGGTGAGCGGCCATTGTTCTCTTTTCCCCCCTCCTGGGTATTGtctacagcactgctgctcagcagcagctgccaccaccaccactgcataatgtgcttggagcagacacacagcagaaccaaactctctcttacagcagcgatGCGAGGGCCTGTGTAAGATTTCTGCGACATTACTTAGTTAGCACCAACAGCTActacacaaagcctgccagctgaCTTTAAGAAGTAACTGTGACGAGACtacacagcaaggacttttcctAATCTGAACCAAAATTCTTCCCCGCCTGGCTCATGGCCAGCTAACAAGGATGACCgcaaagcaacttcttcctttatGGACTGGTAATGTACCCACTGGacgttttattgttgtgatgtgttttcactgttagccacatgctaagtcgatgttagtgatgttcacacagacacaaggacacaactaactatcctctttctAACCTGGGACAGTTTATtctacacagttcacacatacacttcaatttggccctttaacagagccatACTCTTTAGCATACATGGCCttgccgccattttgaattagatttctttAGTTTGACACCATTTTggacccaagcagccattttggatcttacacatacacacacccttttgttctttagcttagtgcatttagagttatacttcatattgtgtgttttgctttattatcttttaataaatgcttgtgtataatgttgcacaagagtgaataatttgccaacctcttctatgttgaactccaaatccttcactaataatggtaattttggttatagttattaatttaattattaatctaagttacaaattgatagtttagtgtagtTTATGAgactaaatcaattaatttggCTATCCTTTCCTGTGTTTAAGGGTGGTTCCccagaggactttattaattaaagttattatttatgattatctttgataattttgatagccaaatttaattgattgcacctactcaatttggtgcccctttaaccattgtaaatcccaacactgcCCATTCAAGGAACAACTTATCTACCCTCTCTCTGGACATAttgtataataaaatgttttattgaatgCAAATGGTTACCTTGTATATTTTGCACTATAGACCAAActtctttcaattcaattcaattttatttatatagggcCATATACATAACAGACGttctctcattgcacttttcctatagagcaggtctagaccgtactctttataatattatttacagagacccaacaaatcccaccatgagcaagcatttggcgacaggggggtggggggagatTGGCTTATATTGAGCAGCTGCTGGCATTCATTTATATTCACTTGTTGTACATGTTTATGTGATTGTCTTAACATAAGATAactaatttttattattaatataatttttaatattaataattaatattgacGGAAAATTTCTAGAAATATAGTTGCTGCTGCGATTTGTCCCACAGGAAACCATTCAAACAGGCTGACAGCGCGGATTTGTTTGGAACTGTTGAGAGCTATATGAACCACGTGACCATCAAGTGTGTCGCAACTCTTTTTTTCAAcctgtctatatatatatatatataatatatatatatatatatatatatatatatatatatatatatatatatatatgtatatatatataatctaatACAGATTGACTACAGATCGCTTCCTGAACAGGTCACAATCAGCACATTGATTTATTAGTCGTTTAGCTTTTATAAAAGTCTGGAAAGTTTATTGCTGTGGGCACTCGGTAATAATTGACAGTGAAGTGAAGTCTTATTTGGATTTAggcagctggacagtcagaagACACTGATTAGAGAGACTTTAGTGTGATGTCCTAAGCTCTGCTGTATCTTATGTTTatcgcgtgtgtgtgtggatgtgggtGTCTTCTACCTGTACACAGTCCAGCTTGATGGGCGGGGCCATTTTCTTTGACACTCTTCACAAAGATGGTGTCCATTGGCTCCAAAGGAGACCACTGACAACctgcttaaacacacacacacacacagattatgtGTATACACATCCTAACTTAATCCAAATTTAGCAAACATTTCCTGTACTGAAAATATCAGCAAAACCCACAAAGTTGAATCAGCTCCAGCTTCACATGGAAACAAAAGCCCCCACTTACAAGAAACCATGGTACTGATTCATTAGAGCTAAATGCCTAAACATTGGCAAAGAGTGTGTGGCTGATAAAGTCAGAGACATGAAACACTCACCTTTTCCAGTTGCATTTCCATTCTCTTCATCCTGTGGGAGAAACAACAGAGCAGCTGTTAGAAAGGAGAACCACATTTTCATTCTTCTTCCGTATGTTTTTTTGGATCGCTACTCCTTcagcatactttcagctacagaaaccattcaactatcaaaatgttcagctctttaagGACATGCATTGTTGTATTCATTGCTTTCACTTACAGTAGGAAATCCCAGCCCTCAACTCATGGACCTTTAAACCATACAGTATAGGAGAAAGACATGTAGGCATACTTGTGTGTCCCAGCTggaacgtacacacacacacacacacacacacacctcattctgcctctctctgtctttctgtctgtgtttctttctctatgtccttctgtctctcactcttgctgtctgtctgcctttgtctttctctcctcttcaaCAAACtccatttcttacactgcatccatttagctacagaaaccattcaaatatcaaaatgttacgctctttaatgacatttatgctatacatttatttttaaaagcaacCTATGTCCAATATCAGTTTTTTATACAGATCTCCTGAAAGATAATTTTCACGAAGACTTAATCGGCCTTCTAACTTTTAATGGGATGGAGGTGTATAAATACTAATGTTTgtactcgc is a window of Siniperca chuatsi isolate FFG_IHB_CAS linkage group LG20, ASM2008510v1, whole genome shotgun sequence DNA encoding:
- the LOC122867168 gene encoding rho GTPase-activating protein 23-like isoform X6 — its product is MNGVTYCLVGIPPHSKTEAKGWRDGMVSSNENRRRPLSSGEVEGVLWQGPRTIFLQKNSQGFGFTLRHFIVYPPESSLHSIKDEENGNATGKAGCQWSPLEPMDTIFVKSVKENGPAHQAGLCTGDRLVKVNGESILGKTYSQVISLIQNSENILELSIMPKDEDVLQLVSVYSQDAYLKGNKPYSGEAQNLPEPPPLCYPSTKPSSTAPQPSHNLHSPLDNWQCRPGPTTSPLDNHPPSASTPTSAWAGGPEDSSGHFAQLGRHRGHSLSAINALDFHFANHNAAISSATLPPPRKSSLPASSRTHADALCHQALSDWYYSQAEAAEHMSPRHRSISQDCLAELGLALGPRPTSASKISVEQRRRETLLYHHQAAAASHDSYWLGGWGGVSGPGSRSCSESLLAAYAEYEHNYGRSVETLAQASALVSPRYEHSSQGSQMTKFSKQKDQKVSAGHQHQTTSPITATSTVPPSGRQSGQQVAEPQTRRVKEEELVGYKSYSPSFSCKDGHLLQQAHSFREPSYNGLHLNWSPGSSSSPADSEGGVVPRPQSTPALSASEEERARLGEDREVISPISLNQEVVLRQKPPSGHRTPVQALRHPHYTTPVESPKPPGLSPTPGTPSPVAGGPGPNRRANGSLAQHAFNSLSSIPFIDEPTSPSIDIQACYVPACSVVSSSQASTMATLTSTCVSPTLSSISPFVRLRSQDCSSIKGRRSSYLLAITTERSKSCDEGLNTFREEGRVFSKLPKRVKSFFTDESLESLRAQEEARSKRHSTSELGTITFSDVCKEGWLHYKQILTEKGKKVGGGMRPWKRVFSVLRSHSLFLYKDKREAVLHGAGAGPSQDEHPPISIRGCLIDIAYSETKRKHTLRLTTQDFCEYLLQAEDRDDMLAWIRVIRENSKSDNEEIGFSRQALINKKLNDYRKHSLTGNKPDSSPRAHRMMPPFLLAKTDNTSVSRASRTDDNKALWGINIMKKAKKTGSPKAFGVRLEDCQPAVNHKFVPLIVEMCLGVVEATGLEYTGIYRVPGNNAMVSNLQEHLNKGMDINTAEERCQDLNVISSLLKSFFRKLPEPLFTDDKYNDFIDANRIEDAEDRLKTMKKLIHDLPDHYYHTLKFLVGHLKRVADHSERNKMEPRNLALVFGPTLVRTSEDNMTDMVTHMPDRYKIVETLILHHDWFFSNGELDKEEKAPEDKRDMQPVPNIDHLLSNIGRPGMPGEASDSTTSDSLKSKLSSCSKKDLNARDFLPMSIISAKTCKRKKCLSTHLQGNSADEDSEHEPVKASHYGGGEGGGGEEEEDRIEEKAVMGEHTISKKEKKAGKENGVKPREITEGKDSLVGKEEAEKDVGNETGNGANKSERENRQRTTLPGNPQQLRSNCFLCSHHQIHVPYPRPVTNLPSHLRPHNLARGCPTVPFWICPTRLPNFYQTFSFHGTQQPDWNQSAPVRYMNTRGGRMRAMSMNLDLELGRSEDRVRGWRAERVEVIRVIEATPDLHGCVGVPKGSIVGPGSIQQIDPLPHLAQEDPHLPSSSSGWVDQSSPESSTVVLRRSALDPRNKTRGWRRHTVVV